In Novipirellula galeiformis, the genomic window GGATCGGATGAGTGAGTTGGTTTGGTCCCGCGAGGGATCTTCGCAACCTAGATACCAGCAACTGCGAAACTACCAAGCTTCATAAATTGAATCCGGCGTTATAAAGACCGGTGCCGCTTTGCCTGCCGAGATCAACCACGCCCAGGTGTGACCCGTGTGACCCGGTCGGGGACAGCGCATGTTGCCTTTCTGCCGCGGCACGTTGGGTAGGGGCTACTCTGATCGTCAATGATCGCCCCGGAAGCCAAGATCTGAAGGCCACCGTTCAATAGCTTCGTGACCTGGGTGCCAATGTGAACGGTGTCGAAGCCGACGTCTTCACGCGCGCAGGCTGCGAACACTTGCTTTGCGAAGCGGTCAAGCAATCAGGTCCGGTCTACGGCCTCGTAAGCTGTCCCGCCTTTCAGAAAGTCTCTCCCTTTCTCGACCTGCTTCCGGATGACTTTGAAAAAGTGATTCAGGGAACCCTGTTCAGTAGTTTTCATATGAGCCAATTGGTGGCACGCCAGATGGTGGACGAAGGTGTTGCCGGCAAGCTTGTTTTTATCTCAAGCGTTCTCGCTCAACGGCCTATGGCTCAGAAGAGCGCTTACTGCGCAGCCAAAGCGGGCTTGAATCAATTGGCTAGAACAATCGCTGTCGAGCTGGCCAGTCATCGAATTAATGTCAACGTGATTGAGCCTGGCTGGATCGACACGCCTGGGGAACGAGAGGCGTTCACGCCGAAATTTTTCGAAGATGAAACGCCCAAGATGCCATGGGGAAGGCTGGGAACAGCTCAGGATATCGGTCGTGCGGCCACCTTCCTGATGTCGCCTGATGCCGACTATATCACGGGAACGGTCTTGCCAGTCGACGGAGCGTTTCGTTTTCGCGATGGACGCATGCTCGACTAAGCCAACCGATCTCGTGTGGACGGTAAATCACGTAACCCGGTTCAAGGCTTTTCGCTATTTGGGTCGAGTCCGGCTGTGGAACGCTTTTGTTGTTTTGTCTATTTGATGTGTGGGCTACAACGAACATCGACCCCACAGCGTTTTGGGCAACCTGGCCCCCAAAAAAATCTCTTCATCTGGCCGGGCGCGCCCGGCCAGATGAACCCTCGATTTTCTCACTGCGGTTGGTGCAGAAAAGGGGAGCAGGTCAGTTGCTTTCCCCTCATCTAAACTGTGAAGCGTCGATTCATAGTTGCGGTGCACTCGTTGGTTGGTTATCCGTCGATGCCCGCAGGTTCAGCGGGTGTCATTAGTAGGCACGGACTCCATTAAGCAGTTCTCAACGTGGAATGAGTCTATGGAATCTCCAAAGTGATACATCGTACGCCCGATAAACCACTCCAGGGCGGTGGCAAACCCCTTTGTAAGATCACGTTTGGAGATTCCACCAGCGTTCTTGCGGAGAATATCAACATTAGTGCCCTTTTCATCCCCAGTTGCATATGCAAGACAAAACACTTCGGGAAACTTATTGCGAAAGACTTCGAAGCGGTACTCACTTCGCTCTTTGTAGCCGCTTTCCTTGATTTCCGGTCCTACTGGATTCCGGCGGTCCTGATTGTGCGATCCGTCAGGCATCCATTCCCGGTAACCAGAGTTTTTCTGTGAAGTGACTTTCCCTCGTTTGTCTCGATAGAGCCTACTTGGGGCGGCGTCAATCGCTTCCAGGAACTTGTCGATGAAGCAATAGTCCGGTGAGTGCTGGAGTAGAATGCGAAATCCAATCGTTTCAGGCGGGCGTGACATAGGCTGGGGTCGAGCGAGAATTTCAATCGGATAACAAAGAAATTACACGGGTTTAAAACTGCATGAATTTTTAATCTCGGTTCTTGTTCGACAAATATAACCAGCTCGGTCCCGCAGGGGCAGCCTGACGCCCCTCGAAAACCATGGCAATGCTCCTTTCTTGCAAATTTGCACGAGAACGACTTGGCACATCCCCCCTTGAACTCCATTGCATTGGTGAGCACTCGCGCAGCCGTAGCAACGGGGAGCATTTGAGGGAGGACGCAGCCTGCTCGGCCTTTCCGTGGACCGCTTACGTCTTGCGTTGTGGTGCCAGCCACCGGAACACTGTTTTGCGCCATCGTCGTGCGATCGAGGTGCCCCAAAACTGCACTGCGAAATACCACGTATTGGGCTCGAGCTACTCAGTGGTAAGCGGGCGTTTTCGAAAGGAACTTGTCGACACTAACGCTTCGCAGTTGACGCAAGGTGCTCGGAGGGCGAAGTGGTAGTGAGCGATGGGAGGCTGGATCCGGGGCAGCCTGGGCATGAAAACCTTCGCCGCGTGACGCCGCCTCATGCTCTCCCTGTTGAACACCGAACACACGGATTGTTCCCGACGCAGGACTTCTATTCAGTTCGGGTTTTGCGTTATCCTTGCTCGTAATCTTTACCCGGATAGTTTCGGCTAACCCCGATCACGTTTCCAAGCCGGTCTTTCTCGAACGAGTAACAATCGCGAAGCATCGCTATTGATTTTTCTCCGCCTCGCTGTAATTGTGAGCAGAGGGACAAAGCTCTTTGTAGGAGGGCAATTGCGATGCGCAATCGAACTGAAACTGAGAATTAGCCTGGGGTGGCGTGGGTTTTGATCCAGAAGGTCGGGTGATAGGAGCGGGCGGCCGGCGAGGATAGTCCCGAAACGAAAAAACGTCAGTGGGTCATTGCTGGCCCACTGACGTTCTTGTGAGCGGTCGAGAAATTCATGACTTTTCAAAATGCACCCCCGGCAGGAATGACGCAACCATCGAAAACGCTGGTGAAACGGATGTTTCCGAAGCGGTGGGTGCAGTCTTGGGTGCAGCAAATGAAATCGACGATTCGCTTAGCGAATTGATCGCGATTTGGAGCAGCGTTTCGCCTGAGATAAGGCAAGCGATTCTTGCGATCGCTAGGCAGAGCACAAGCCGCAACGACGCCTAGGCCATGCGGGCTCTCGAACGTCACATGACACACGGCGGAGCAGCATTGTTTCATGCAGAGGCGAAAGGCTTTGAACGGATTCAAAGCTACTTCGCTCCACCAGGACTAGTAAAGCAACAAAATTGCTCAGAGCAATTGCTCTGAGCCGTGCTTGATTCAAATACCACCGGTGCGGACACCTGAAATTTCCAGGGACCCCGAGATGCTTAGTGTCGGCAGATTAGTTGCCGTAAATGCTACTCGTCAAAATCGACATCGAATGCGACCGGACCGCGGAAGTTGAAAGCGATTTTGAAACGCACTCGACTGTCGTAGATCACTTCTCGCCATGAGTCATTTATGAAACTGGATTCATGGGCAAATAGCAACTCATGGGTCTTATTGCATTTAATGAAGCACGCGGTTGCAAGCATGTTTCCAATTCGACCCTGAAATTCCTCGTCTAAAGGAAAATGATGTTTGCGTCGCTCGGACATTGAAACACGCGCTGTAGCCAATTCAGAAAAATACGGCTGCGCCTCCTTGTGCCCTTTCATTATGTACAGCTGCCTGGCATGCATCAACTGCGCGTCATAGTTCTTGTCACCGGGCGTAAACGACCGCCTCAAGTGGTACAGGAGATCTTGGTCGCTTGCATCCGGCTTTTCTCGCAGAATACAGCTCAGCAAATAATGCAGACGTGGTTCGTGTTCGTTATAGAAAAGAGCCTGTCGCACAATGGACTCAGCGCCCTCGTTGTCTCCGGAACCGAGTCTCGCCCGAGTGAGGCTAATTGCAACGTGCAGGTTTTTGGGATTGGCGGCAAAAGCCTTTTCTAATGTCGAAAGCAATCTCTCGGTTTGGCTCAAGAATTTTGCTAGCTCCGCTTCTGTAGAAAGCAGGAACTGTTCATTTGGATTAGCTCGCTTGTGTTTAGCAAGTTCGGTTTCAAGTGACTTGAGCTGTCTCGCCAATGATTCGTCAGACGTCTCTTCGGTGGCCAAGGCAAGTTTCAGCTGTTCCATCTTTATTTTGACGAGCGTGTTGCGTGAGTACTTGGTGTACCCAGAGCGGGCAACAAGAGACCGACATGCTTCGTCTGCTTCTGAAAGGTATTTCGCCTTGCGCAACGGTGGTCGTTCATTCTTAGCTCGATTGAATGCTAGTTCAGCAAAACTGTGAAGTATCGTCGGATTATTCGGGTCAAGCCTCTTGGCTTCAACGAGTAATGTCTCTGCCTCTTTCAGATGCGGTGACGGATGCTTCATCTCGTACAGCGACTGCTGATGAATTACGACTGCATCGTTGGAGGATTTCTTGCAGGCAATGTCATAGATCAGCTTTGCGTCTGCTCTGTTCTTTGATAGCTCCAGAACGGTCCGATTGTTTATTAGCTGATAGAAGGCCTCTCTGTCTGCCGAGTAATCCAGATCAAGAAAACGCAGGCACTTCAGCACAGCCTCAAGACGTTCAGTGGCATCGTTGATTGCGTCGTGATAGACCATGTCAGCGATTTGCGAGTGCCGAGCTACGTACGAATAGTCCCTGCCTTTATCGCCACCGATGACACGCACAATGCGTTCCAGAGGATCGAGGAACTTATCGGAAAACTCGGCGAATCCTACGCCGTGTATGCGAGAAATTAGTCCGGCCCTGACAGGTGTCTTCAAACGATAGAGAACACAGATTGTCTTGTAGATTTGGCGAGCTTCGTCTGGCTGCACTCCTCGGAACTCGTCACAGATGATTTCACGAAAGCTGAGGGCGTGAGTTGCCTCATGCAGAGCGACAAGAAGCTGTCGTCCAGAATGTTCGCTAAACTCCTTGAACCGCTCTTCCTCGGATTTTGACTCTAGCTCTCCTAAACACTTATGTGTCTCAAGCAACGATAGCAAGCCTCGTATTTCTCGCTCAGAGAGGTAGGTCAGTTCGTAATCTTCATCGACTAGCTCCTCAAGCTCAAGTCGTCGTGAATTGAATTCGCTCTGACGAACGCTACCGACCACGAGTATGTGAACTCCTGCATCCGAGGCGTACTCAAGCAAGGTGGTTAGCTCACGATGAACACGCAAAACATCATCGACAAAGAGTACAACTTGCTCTTGAATGGCTCGCGCGATTTCGATGACCGCACTTGGAGTTAGCTCTCCAAGCTCTTTCAAGAAAAGGCACGGCATCTCAAATTCGCGTGCGATCTCCCAGGCAAGCCTTTTCATTGTGATGGATTTACCTGATCCAGCATGCCCTTTAAGCAGAACGAATGAGGCATTCGGGGTTTCAGTCGAAGCTATTTGGTCTACGACATGCCGTTCGAGAATCGTGTCGGTAATACGTCTTCGCACGTCAAGTGATGCGTCAATAGCACCCCAACCGTTGTCGGCGGCTTGGTAAAAACTCTCTGGCTTGACGGCATCGACGGACTTGAGCTCGTTTACGACATCGACGTCAGCTTCTATGAAAAGCTTTGCGCGTTCAGATAACTTTTCTCCTGTCGGAAGCCGTGAATGCAAGTAGTCGTTCGGTTCCGAGTGGGACGCGGCTACTATCCCTCGAAAAACTGATCCGATGCTCGCATCAAGCTCGTCGACGAAGGAGTCGAAGTCCATTTTAATGGCGGTTATCCTTTTTGATTCCCAAAGACTTACTTGCTCGCTGCGAAAACCAGGGCCGACGAGATAAAAACGAGGGCGGCTTGATCTCATCTCAGAATCGAGCTCGTTTAGCAACTTCCGCAAATCCTTGTCCTGGAGGCTGTAGCCAACGAACAGCACAGGGAACTCCGATGCCCATTCTTTGAGTCGAGAAAAAAGGCGATTGCGGTTTTCCCGAAACTGTTCGTATTGATCGGAGGTCAATATCAGCGGAAGACTCTCATCGTTGGGGATTGAGAGACACCCGTGAAGCTTCATGTATGCGACTGCGTTGCTGGCTTTCAGTTTTGTCTCGATAGGATCGCCGTCTCGGTAAATCGGCTTGAGTTGTTGGACCGGATTTGAAGCCTGATCATAAGCACGCTCTAGGACCAGATCGTAGTTTGTCGTCGCGATTCCGTGCCAACGAAAGGAAGTTAGCTTCAAATGAGATTGCGTTGGCTGGAAGCGATTGAAGAAGTCAGCGACAAAATTTTGCACCTTACTAAAGTTATGTTGGTCGATCGCAAGTTCTGCGACTTCTTCAAGACCAAATCCGACGTAGTCGTCGCTTAGAAACTCTTTCGCGAGGATATCCGCGAGGCCTTGGCCGTTTGGAGGTTTCTCGTTGTTGGGGAGCCGGCAGCCCATGGATGCTCCAGCACCTAGAAATAGCACAGCATTGCCAGACTCGACCTCGTTTTTTAGTGCGTTTGGAAATTCGCTCATGTTTTCCTCATAGGCTGTTGGTTCGCGTTCTATTTTGCGCGTTGCCTTGTCATCTTCATAGCGGCAGCAAAGCGATGTTGCCAAAGGAGAAACGGCCTCCACGCCGCCGCAACCTCGGTTGAGCCTCCAATCGGCATCTGGAACTAGTTTGACCGAAGCGAACGATGCTTAAATCGCCAACCCGCGACCCAGTTCCGGCGGCAGCGAAGCGAGGGCCTGAGCCTCGCCAGCGACAAGGCGAGGCGAACCCACTCGGGATTCGTCGAAGGCACGGCGAGCATTGACCATAGGGACACAGCACTTTGTTGGGGGGCAATTCGTATGCCTCGTTTGAATCGAAGCTGAGAATTTGGCTGGGGCGGCGTGGGTTTTGATCCAGAAGATCGGGTGATAGGAGCGGGCGACCAGCGTGGATGGAACCGAAACGAAAAAGCGCCCGTGGGTCATTGCTGGCACACGGGCGTTTTTGTGAGCGGTCGAAAAATTCGTGACTTTAAAAAAACTCAACTGGCAGGAATGACGCAACCGCTTGAAACACGAGGAAAGTAGCAATCAAGTGAAATTGTGGTGTCACGCTTGGTGGCGTTGTCTGAACCGGTGACGATCGGGTCGCAACGCAATCCCTTGCGGACGTATCTCGTCGAAGCGGCAGGGGAAACGTCCGTCCATCGCGGTCGCTCCCGAAAGAATCCGCCGCAGCAGGAATAAGTCAAAGGTCGCAATTATTCTCTCGTCACCTTTTCTTCCTCGCACTTCGCTGCTCAGTGCAGTGCCGAGGGGGCGTCCGTTAATGTCGGGTGGCTCACGCCTGGCATGGCAATGAAGGGCAACGGGGTGTCCCTCTCTTCCATCCCGGCGGTCCCATCGTCGGTGAGGTTGCGGATCAAAGTTTCGACAAGCTGCTCATCGAATTGGCCACGTGGATTGGCTCGTAATTCGGCAAATGCATCGGGTAACGAGGATGCGTTTTGGTGAGCTTGATCCCGAGTCATGGCGTCAAAGGCATCACAAATTCTCAGGATTTTCACGCTGCGTGTGACTTCGTCAGATAACGCTTCCGACGTTTTCGAGTGGATGCCGTGATAATGCCGCAAGATGTTGAGCAAATCGGGGTGCTGAAAAACCTCTTCGATAATACTTAACCCGATCTTGCCATGCTGTTGCAACTGAAGTCGTTCGCTTGCCTCCAATGGGGTCGGTTTGAAAAGGATCGAGTCGGGGACGCCAATTTTGCCGATATCATGCAGTAGCGCCGCGATCTCCAGCACGTAACGTTGGCGCGGTGACAATTCATCCGACATCGCGTTGACGCATAGATCCGCGACACGCCGGCAATGCTCTGCGGTGGCGAGGTCGCGAAAGGCAAGTGCCGAGACCAATGCCGAGACCGAGGAAAACGAAATCGGAGTGGCAGGTTGAGCGGGAGCTTCGCTGGGCACTTTGATTTCACTTTCCATCCTCAGCACACCCCGATGGACGACACAATTGCGGCCTCGCCCCTTGGCTCGGTAGAGGCACTCGTCGGCTTGGCAAATCAGGCCAAGCGGATCGTTCGCACCTTGAGTGATACAAGAGATCCCAAAGCTTGCGGTCAACAGACCACACGGGAAATCGGTCTCGCTAATGCGTTGTCGTACCGTTTGGCAGCGTTGGGCTGCATCCTTCATGCTCACGTTGGGTAACAGCACACAAAACTCTTCGCCACCGTAGCGGCAAACAGCACCTGCGCTGCAAAACGCTTGGGATAGAATCGCGGCGACCGACTTCAGGACCTGGTCTCCGACGGGATGACCGAAGTTGTCATTAACGGACTTAAAGTGATCCACGTCGACCATGATGCAGGTCAAGGCAAGTTGGGCTTGCTTGGCGTGGGTCCATTCGGACTCAAGCGTTGACAAGAATGCTCTGCGGTTAAGGCAGCCGGTCATGGGATCGTAGTTGGCCAGTCGTTGAAGTTGTGAGTTCTGTTGCTGAATCGTTTCGACCACCTTCTCGGCAACTTGAATCCCCTCACGCAAGGTTTGGGTGCGGCGTTCGACGGCATCTTCAATGTGTTGGCTAGACGTATGGAGTGACCTTTGGGCTTGAGTCAGCCGGATTTCGTTTAACCGCAGTGTGTCTTCTAGATCTTGCTCCATCTTGGTTTCCCGTAGACGCAGCGTGATAAAACCATCGAATTTGACGCGATGAGCTCCCGCTTTGAATTGGATGGAAATGACGTTCCCATGACCGTCACAGCACCATGCCGAGTGCCAGCGTGAGGAGCAACTCGCTTGGGCCAACAATTGCCTCAATTGGTCACGGTGGGGAGCATCGAGTTGTGCGAGGATAAAATCCCCTAGCGGTCGCCCCATCACATGCTGTGACCGTTCGCCGAAAATCCGTAGCGCTGTGCGGTTTGCATAGCGGATCCGTTGCCGTTGATCGATCGTCAGGTAGGCTTCGGAAACCGCGTCCATCGAATGGGCCAACAACGCAAGCCGCTTTCGTTGAGCTCGCAGCCGTAGTCCGCAAACCACCACCGTTAGGCAAAGGAAAAACGTCAGCAGCAACGTGAGGACTTCAATCGGAATCATGCCGTGGGACCTTGGGATGGGTAAGAGTGAGAGGTGAGGAAATCGCCATTTGGCGGAGTGAAGGGGCGATGCCGATCATGAAATACGACCAATCGGCTGCGTCAATCGCAGCCCATCAAAGGGTGGCGATCGACGGCATGGAAAAAGCGAGAGGTCCAAGCGGAGCAGCCTCTCATGAATGGTGGAAGCAGTGCGTTATTCCACGAGATAAACATCCTCTGCAGGGGGAAGCAAGTGCTGGGGTTGGAGTGTGGTTTTTCCAACCGCTAGAAAACGCATGGTTCCGGCCACCACGCTCAAGTCATAGTTGCCGCGACCTGCGAACAATAAATGTCCACGTTTCGCATAGATGGATCCCGAGAGTTCGCATGTCTTCAACAGGTCGTTGGCTTCGATCACAATGGCGTTGCGTTGCTCACGCCCCTGGTAGATCAAGAGTTGATGAAAGGGGCTCGCCGGATCCTGGATTCCAGACATACTCAAGCGGCTGACTGCCTCGGCGATGATGACGCTCGGCACGA contains:
- a CDS encoding SDR family NAD(P)-dependent oxidoreductase produces the protein MGANVNGVEADVFTRAGCEHLLCEAVKQSGPVYGLVSCPAFQKVSPFLDLLPDDFEKVIQGTLFSSFHMSQLVARQMVDEGVAGKLVFISSVLAQRPMAQKSAYCAAKAGLNQLARTIAVELASHRINVNVIEPGWIDTPGEREAFTPKFFEDETPKMPWGRLGTAQDIGRAATFLMSPDADYITGTVLPVDGAFRFRDGRMLD
- a CDS encoding SIR2 family protein: MEAVSPLATSLCCRYEDDKATRKIEREPTAYEENMSEFPNALKNEVESGNAVLFLGAGASMGCRLPNNEKPPNGQGLADILAKEFLSDDYVGFGLEEVAELAIDQHNFSKVQNFVADFFNRFQPTQSHLKLTSFRWHGIATTNYDLVLERAYDQASNPVQQLKPIYRDGDPIETKLKASNAVAYMKLHGCLSIPNDESLPLILTSDQYEQFRENRNRLFSRLKEWASEFPVLFVGYSLQDKDLRKLLNELDSEMRSSRPRFYLVGPGFRSEQVSLWESKRITAIKMDFDSFVDELDASIGSVFRGIVAASHSEPNDYLHSRLPTGEKLSERAKLFIEADVDVVNELKSVDAVKPESFYQAADNGWGAIDASLDVRRRITDTILERHVVDQIASTETPNASFVLLKGHAGSGKSITMKRLAWEIAREFEMPCLFLKELGELTPSAVIEIARAIQEQVVLFVDDVLRVHRELTTLLEYASDAGVHILVVGSVRQSEFNSRRLELEELVDEDYELTYLSEREIRGLLSLLETHKCLGELESKSEEERFKEFSEHSGRQLLVALHEATHALSFREIICDEFRGVQPDEARQIYKTICVLYRLKTPVRAGLISRIHGVGFAEFSDKFLDPLERIVRVIGGDKGRDYSYVARHSQIADMVYHDAINDATERLEAVLKCLRFLDLDYSADREAFYQLINNRTVLELSKNRADAKLIYDIACKKSSNDAVVIHQQSLYEMKHPSPHLKEAETLLVEAKRLDPNNPTILHSFAELAFNRAKNERPPLRKAKYLSEADEACRSLVARSGYTKYSRNTLVKIKMEQLKLALATEETSDESLARQLKSLETELAKHKRANPNEQFLLSTEAELAKFLSQTERLLSTLEKAFAANPKNLHVAISLTRARLGSGDNEGAESIVRQALFYNEHEPRLHYLLSCILREKPDASDQDLLYHLRRSFTPGDKNYDAQLMHARQLYIMKGHKEAQPYFSELATARVSMSERRKHHFPLDEEFQGRIGNMLATACFIKCNKTHELLFAHESSFINDSWREVIYDSRVRFKIAFNFRGPVAFDVDFDE
- a CDS encoding bifunctional diguanylate cyclase/phosphohydrolase yields the protein MIPIEVLTLLLTFFLCLTVVVCGLRLRAQRKRLALLAHSMDAVSEAYLTIDQRQRIRYANRTALRIFGERSQHVMGRPLGDFILAQLDAPHRDQLRQLLAQASCSSRWHSAWCCDGHGNVISIQFKAGAHRVKFDGFITLRLRETKMEQDLEDTLRLNEIRLTQAQRSLHTSSQHIEDAVERRTQTLREGIQVAEKVVETIQQQNSQLQRLANYDPMTGCLNRRAFLSTLESEWTHAKQAQLALTCIMVDVDHFKSVNDNFGHPVGDQVLKSVAAILSQAFCSAGAVCRYGGEEFCVLLPNVSMKDAAQRCQTVRQRISETDFPCGLLTASFGISCITQGANDPLGLICQADECLYRAKGRGRNCVVHRGVLRMESEIKVPSEAPAQPATPISFSSVSALVSALAFRDLATAEHCRRVADLCVNAMSDELSPRQRYVLEIAALLHDIGKIGVPDSILFKPTPLEASERLQLQQHGKIGLSIIEEVFQHPDLLNILRHYHGIHSKTSEALSDEVTRSVKILRICDAFDAMTRDQAHQNASSLPDAFAELRANPRGQFDEQLVETLIRNLTDDGTAGMEERDTPLPFIAMPGVSHPTLTDAPSALH